In the genome of Thermotoga sp., one region contains:
- the fliS gene encoding flagellar export chaperone FliS, whose translation MKENAYLEKMITTASPAKLVQMLYEKAIEVLKESEKLLEEKKFVEFSKKVTRAQDIITELNLSLNMEKGGTIAQNLRALYNYMFQRLIEGNVKKDLEKIREVEGMLSELLEVWKEAMKKAGNVPSSDNKRGGLNLMG comes from the coding sequence ATGAAAGAGAACGCGTATCTTGAGAAGATGATCACGACTGCAAGTCCGGCGAAACTCGTTCAGATGCTCTACGAGAAAGCGATAGAGGTTTTGAAAGAATCGGAAAAACTGCTGGAAGAGAAGAAATTCGTTGAGTTCAGCAAGAAGGTCACACGTGCACAGGACATAATCACAGAACTCAACCTTTCTCTGAACATGGAAAAAGGGGGAACCATCGCCCAGAACCTGAGGGCGCTTTACAACTACATGTTCCAGAGACTGATTGAAGGAAACGTTAAAAAAGACCTGGAGAAGATCAGAGAAGTCGAGGGAATGCTCTCGGAGCTTCTAGAGGTCTGGAAAGAGGCCATGAAGAAGGCAGGAAATGTACCATCTTCCGACAACAAGCGGGGGGGATTGAACCTCATGGGGTGA